The Benincasa hispida cultivar B227 chromosome 11, ASM972705v1, whole genome shotgun sequence genome has a segment encoding these proteins:
- the LOC120089699 gene encoding uncharacterized protein At3g28850-like, translated as MGCVNSKPNRCRHCRRPYSPISRSYSMQVHHPPQAKGDSYHVVALTSSTLGSLELGINGHSGGGGGGGDGGGYYRCQSQRNDNYKKIDDFKTGLAEAKTWSNIITEKIPKTASKTPIRTPPGEPETINAWELMEGLEDVSPLWSPSRFRSLSFDFGSRAVVDPSLNRSPEPIPKANDNNSSQKPLWLQLKEEDAEIDDENLNSDSMASDFDPEVISSFRKSLQQLSPDHPFHLRPVENPKHQQSPLATVDSKKFYSWPGEKKMDKVILYFTSLRGIRKTYEDCCHVRAILRAIRVRVDERDVSMHSGFKEELKQLLMEDQNNNGGRNLPRVFIGRKQIGDAEEIRRLHEDGQLEKLLECCEKIENGDGGVCEACGDIRFVPCETCGGSCKVFYEEEDYDEEEEEEEDGYGFQRCVDCNENGLVRCPICCH; from the coding sequence ATGGGATGTGTAAACTCGAAACCAAATCGGTGCCGTCATTGCCGGCGCCCATATTCGCCGATTTCTCGAAGCTACTCTATGCAAGTTCATCATCCACCACAGGCTAAAGGCGATAGTTATCACGTTGTAGCCCTAACCTCCTCCACATTAGGCTCGTTGGAGCTCGGAATCAATGGTCACAGTGGTGGTGGCGGTGGAGGTGGCGATGGTGGTGGTTATTATCGTTGTCAATCGCAGAGAAATGATAATTACAAGAAGATTGACGATTTCAAAACAGGATTGGCCGAAGCGAAGACATGGTCAAACATAATTACAGAGAAAATCCCTAAGACCGCATCGAAAACTCCGATCAGGACGCCGCCGGGGGAGccagagacgatcaacgcatgggagCTCATGGAAGGGCTTGAGGATGTTAGCCCTCTCTGGTCCCCGAGCCGATTTCGAAGCCTCTCGTTCGATTTCGGTAGCCGTGCGGTTGTCGATCCCTCTCTAAATCGATCGCCCGAGCCGATTCCGAAAGCAAATGATAACAATTCATCTCAGAAACCTCTCTGGCTTcaattaaaagaagaagatgcTGAAATTGATGATGAGAATCTAAACTCCGATTCAATGGCTTCCGATTTCGACCCGGAAGTGATTTCTTCGTTTCGAAAATCTCTTCAACAGCTCTCCCCGGACCACCCATTTCATCTCCGCCCGGTGGAAAATCCAAAGCACCAACAGTCACCGTTAGCCACCGTGGATTCAAAGAAATTCTACAGTTGGCCAGGGGAGAAGAAAATGGATAAGGTTATTCTGTACTTTACGAGCTTGAGAGGGATTCGTAAGACATATGAAGACTGTTGCCATGTTAGAGCCATTCTGAGAGCTATCAGGGTTCGTGTAGACGAAAGAGATGTATCAATGCATAGTGGGTTTAAAGAAGAACTCAAGCAGCTTTTAATGGAAGATCAGAACAACAATGGCGGAAGAAACTTACCCAGAGTGTTTATTGGGAGAAAGCAAATCGGTGATGCTGAAGAAATTCGAAGGTTACATGAAGATGGGCAGCTAGAGAAATTGCTTGAATGTTGTGAGAAGATTGAAAATGGCGATGGGGGTGTCTGTGAAGCTTGTGGGGATATTAGATTTGTGCCATGTGAGACATGTGGTGGAAGCTGTAAAGTGTtttatgaagaagaagattatgatgaagaagaagaagaagaagaagatggataTGGCTTCCAAAGGTGTGTTGATTGCAATGAAAATGGGCTTGTGAGATGCCCAATTTGCTGCCATTAA